A window of Amaranthus tricolor cultivar Red isolate AtriRed21 chromosome 8, ASM2621246v1, whole genome shotgun sequence genomic DNA:
ATCTTAttcgttttatttttttcattctttgttCTAgatttgttgtttgttcttgttcttcattcttcatttgattttatttgcgttcttgtgaatttttttgactttcatttagttcttcgttcttcattctTGTCTTGTTTTTGTGCTTTCTTTCTGGCTTTCGTTCTtcgtttttgttttcatttagttcttcattcttcattcttgttcttgttactttttattagcgtttttgtgctttttttttttttgactttcattcggttttattttggttactttttattttgatttttgatttcttATTCTTGTTTTCATACTTGGTTTCATgttcttgtttttgttattgatttcagtttttgattttgatggagATTTCATTTTATTCAGATTTTGTTGTTAGGGTTTTGTTTCTTCGGAGCTGAAGTTTTCTACTCATTTCACTGTAAGATTCAAATTTTCTAATTGTTTTCATTCAAGTAATTGATTTTCTatcctgttttttttttcctacaattTTGTGTCATTTTCGGATAATTTCATTGTTAAATGCTGCATTTCGTCAACCTAGGGTTTCATTTAACTATGaattttgattgtttattgtGTCTTGTTTACTTTGCTTTTCATGCATTAAGCCTTTTCAAGAGAGTTTGGTGTTTTTTTTTGAGGTGTGTGTGGATCTGAGTTGATTGATTTTGTGTTGAAAATTGTGAATTCCATATTTTCGGGGGTTGAATGTGGATTATATGGTTATAattggaattgaaaatttatttttttaattaattgtttgcaagttttgatcttgattgagttttattattatttttgttgttttgaattTCATTCATTAAGCTGTTGGACATGTCATAGGTGGTTATAGTGTGCTTTACGTGGAAATTGTGATTGGGTTTATCATCATTTTGGGATTTAAGTGTGTCATCTGTATAATTGTTGTAATTagtttgttttttaattgtttttagtgttatttttatttttattttatttctttttatactCTTTTTTTTCTTAAGTTAAGCCTTTGATTGTTGCTAGCTGTTTTGGCTAGTTGTGAATCTTAGAGTGTTGCCACCCCCAAGGTCTTTTTTTTATACTCTTTATACTATTGATTCTATTAtgtgttgtaatttttttattttttaaaaaaaatttattcgaTTATCCGAACGACATGACGTTCGTATTTTGTACCCCAGTttgaaattcctgggtccgccactggACGTAGAGATCTATTACGTCGTGAATCATAAATTCGTTATGCTCAGACTCCAGACAAGTAATACTCGGTCACAAAGTTTTGGGGGAATTACATGGGCTAATCTAAATTCTCGATTTTTATTATCAGGGAGACCCTGTGCTTTTAAAtttgcttttaaattttttatatggtagataaaatattaaattttttgctaaattaagtacttattttgaatatatttttattaaagtgTTCTTTAAAATATTCAGAACGTTTGTTTTTATGGAGAAAAAAGTCATTATTATGAtagataataataacataaatttaaaaaatgttagCCTTTCTTCTACCAAGCGGAAAAGTTCGAAGCCTAGGATCACCACGCGAATTTAAAAAACCGTTTGTCCACGTAGCAAAGCTAAAAATTCAAGGTCAGCACATAAAATTtcccaagtttttttttttttctttttattggaGGTCCGAGGATATACTAATCAGAGGAACATAAGAAAACATGGTCATgaaataaatcatttttatagataaaaaaatcaaaatctacATAAATGATAGAAAAAAGTCTTTAATAATTCTCTACTCCGTCATAAAGTTTAAAAGCATTTTGGAAATGTTTTAATTGGATGGATGCTAAtaagatatttaaaaaaaattatacgtaAATGAAATTAAAGAGTAGTGTCATATAAGAAttgctatattttaatttaaatacatgTATGTTTTTTAGTTATGATCTATACTCtttcttaaattttcatttatatttttcccCACTAAGTACAGacttatcttttttattttgagaaaatcaaatatttatataaatggTGATAATCAAACATTTGtcatttgtttttgattgaaaTGAAAACCGTAACTAATATACTAATTCATTATTCTGATATCAATCATTTTACTCCTTTCttccgtttcattatacttgcaaTTTATAATGACGTTTTTCTACACTATATGTTAATGTAAGATGTATAAGCCGGAAGCAAAGGACAATTGATGGACATATGCTTTTACATCCATTCCACAGAATTTGTTCAAACAATATTTAGTGGACAAACTAAAACActaaaaactgaaaattaagaTAATTGAGAAAAATTGATAAGTTGAATGTGTGACACTGAGAAAAAGAGTAGGCCATTTAGGGAACTAGGGACTAAAATAGAAAAGGACATTGTTATATATCGTCACCCTTTTATTTTATCGGCACTCtcaatgaaattacaaatttgcccttgacttaaaataataataataataataataataataataataataataacaataaaatatttaaaaaaaataaattaataataataataataataataataataacaataataataataataatattattattattattattaatataaataataataataataataattataataaaaataagaataatgataataaaaataaaaataatatttaaaaaaataataacaataataataataataataataataataataataatatttagaaaaaataaaaaattaaaaaatatagtcacgcgcaactaatttattttttttaaaaaaattttaaatattatttttattattattattgttataatttattattattattaacaataacaataattattattataataaaaataatatttaaaaaaaaaattatttaaaataataataataacaataataataatactaatcataataataacaataataataataataataataataataataataatgatgataatgataataataataataataatataaaaataatatggcAAATGTTAAGTAGGTAAGAGGCTGTGTGCAAAGACTCAACCCAATAAGAAGAAGGAAGGGATGCATGAAATAAAAGAGAGCGACATACATTATTAATAGTGCGGACCATAGCAGGAGTAAGAATCAAGGATAATAATTTCCTTTACTTGGGACAATTTGTAATGCTATTGCTTCTTGATTTAGGTAATTTCTTTTCTTCGTTTAATTTTTCCTGGGGTTTTGctctttctttgattttttaggatttagggtttctTGCATTGTTATTATGCTTCATTTtagcttcaatttcttttcaatGGATTATAACAAATACTCAAAATTACGTAGATATTCCAGAAAAACAGGGAACTTTCGAATAAttatgatgattttaacattaaaaaaaaaagcaaacaaaagactaagggggcgtttggttgggGTTAATAAACAAAGGGAAAGAGAATGGGTAAACCCGATTCCCtttgttgttatttgtttgCCACTCACAATCATATCCTTTTCTCATTTTTTGTTTTGGGATTACCCATAATTAGGGCTTCCTCATTCCCCAACCCCCCGTACCTTTTCCATTCCATTCCCCTGCATTACCCTCTCCTCTCAAACCCTACACACGGCCGTCCGCCTCCTCCCTCAAGTTTTCCTCTCTTCCTCACGACGGCCGGCCGCCATTAGTTCGTAGCTTTCTTCTCCTCAATCTCGACTTTCCTGCCGCCATTGTCAAATGTAAGTTCTTCTACTATTGCTGATTTCATTCGACTTCAGTGGCCATCTCAATCTCTTTTCTCTTCTAATACTGTTGCCATCGTTCGACTTCAGTGGCcatttcattcattattctcCATTGAACTGCTTTGTTCGAGTTCCTACGAGTgctgcttcatcttcatctcaAACCCACGATTCAATTGGACTACTTTGTTTGTTCATTCAATTTGACTGCTTCAATTCGCAGGTAAACCCACTGCTTTGCTTTCCTTATTTATCAAATTCTTGTTTGTTCATTTCGGTTAGCCAATTTCTTGTTGCTTATTTTCTTGCTGCTGCTATTTGATTGTTGCTGCCATTTCTTGTTGCTTCAAAGAAATGGTAATTTTGTGGGTATATTGCTTGTAACTGTTGGGTAGTTTATGGATTTAGTAAGTGTTGGGTAATTTTGTGGGTATATTTCCATTTTGTTATTGATGTTCTTGATGGAGTATAATGTGAGGGCTGTTGATGTTCTGGGCTGTTGATGGAGTATCTTGCTGCCATTTTGTTATGGGTATATTGCTTGATGTTCTGGGCAGCTTCATGGAGCAATTCCATGTTTAGAATAAGGTGcttaacttgaaccaaacagtcacaaagggaatcaatgagcagttcattccgtttcctgaacacaatcaaacgactaggctaaattaggggaatccattcctttctccttcattccctttcctcattccattccgatttccttgtgcgaaccaaacgccCCATAAAAATTGACTTTTAATAATTTGTTATGAAAACCAAAATTTGTTAAGCTGGTTTGACATTTTACAGTAATCCTTTTTGATTATTGGAATGCAGAATTCTCTTATTTAAGAAAATTGATACAATAAGTAAgatgttattacttattaacCTTGAGATGGATAGATTATGATTATGAATGTGGTTAAGTGTTTAGTTTTATCTATCAATGAATTTGTGGAATGCGATCGTGAATATATTTTGTAATGAGTTGTAACCGTAAATCTTTCCTTTCTTCTCATATTCAAAACATCATTTCATTTTTCCTTAACCGTTTGAGAGATTCGGATTCCTCTATTGGATATGCTTGTATTTCTGCTATTTCGTCACTTTCttcattaattcttttttttctttacttgattatttttttgggtCAATCTCAATAGAGCAAGGTTTTATTGCCCAAATGAGTTGTTTGTGCTTGAATGCAACCATTAATGATGGAATTTTGGGTGAAAGAGAAGATGGAGATTTGATTAAAAAGGTTTTGCCTAAAGTTATGAAATTGTTGGAAAATAATGGTGTTTAAAGCAAAAGGAACATTCTTAGGAGTGATTGAAAGTGTTATTGGtgtatataataaaattgtgaTTAATAATAAGGTTGGAGgaaattttaggaaaatttgtaaataatactcTCAATTATTGCTCATTGACTCGAAATACTCCCAATTATTATTTAACCCTATATACCCCTAATATTGGGATAGTTAACCTTGTATATCCCTAACTTATGCTCATTGACTCAAAATATCCAAAAACAATCGATTGAAAATAATGTATATAGTGGTCAAGGTTAGTATTGTTGTTGAAATGCTGAGTTCTGATGAATGGATGCCTAGAAAATTTGTTGGTAAAGTTCTGCTTAAGTTGGTTATTGTTTTAGATGAAGATTCTACTGCTCAAGTTATAACATTGTTGTTAATTATTTAGAGTGTAAGAGATTTGGTAAAGTAAGGTTTTTGTTTCGATTAGTATGGGCTGTGGGCAGTGTTAGGCAATATTGATAAATATTGTGTATTATAGATTGATGAGTGGATAAACACGTGGGTTTGTATTAAACCATATAAATATTGCAATATTAAGTCTTGCTCCTGGAGAGAGGAGTATTCCATTCATTTACATGGTATCAAGCCAAACCTTCACCATCTCCTTTTTTCTTCTCTGATCTTCTTCCGCtgcaatttcttttgtttttttatcttcTTCAATACTCTTTTCTGTTCTTGTCTTTATTATCATGGCTGGAGCCTGGAGGAGATGACAATGTCAAGACCTCTCTTGTCAACGCTTACCATCCGGCTTTGAATGTCTCCAACATTAGGAGTCTTGTACTGTTGGTTCTTGACGGTGAAACACTCCAGTTTACTCCATGGCTACGTTGTTCTGAAATACCGCAAAGGTATACGCAGTTCTTGATCACATTGATTCCACGGTTAGTTGACCACCGGACGTCGAAGTTGGGTTGTGGGAACGTCTTGATGCGGTGGTTCTTCAATGGATATACGGCACTATTCACACTGATCTTTTGTACCGACTTCTTGATGAAAGGGCCACAGCTATGGTGGTTTGGGAAAAATTACGTGATCTTTTTCAAGACACTAAGGGTACTTGGGTTGTTCATCTGGAAAACCAATTTAGTATGATTAAATTGGAGAATTGTTCTTCATTGGCAGATTATTGTCAACGTTTGAAGGCTATTTCTGATCAATTATTGACAATGGGTCATTCAGTTCCGGAAGAACGCTTGGTTCTTCAATTGACCGGAAAATTGACGTCGGATTACGCGATGGTTGCAACCTTAACTCAACAGGCGTCCCCTTTACCTTCTTTCTCCAAAGCATGCTCCATGCTTGAGCTCCATCGAGTTAGCCGTTAAAAGAACCAGGAGGACTCATCTTTATCTTCTTCCTCGATTGCTCTTGTAGCTACGACAACCTCTTTTTGTGGTTCGTTTGGTGGTTCCGTTGGAGCTGGTGGCCGGTCTACGGTAATGGGACAGTTCAAGGGTAGCAAGAAAAAGAAACACAGCTCCTCAAGGGGGGGAATAAACCGGGGGGACATCAAGCCCAACAATCGCAACCGCAACCCTTTTTCTATCCACCTTGGGTTGGACCATGGTCTTCCTTTTATCCACCATGTCCATTCCTCTCTGCTCCGGTTCAGTGGCGTGGTGGCCATGGGCAACGACCTTCGGTTTCTCATGGTCAGCAAGGTGTTCTTGGTCGGGCCCCACAGCACGGTAATACCACTGCTGCTTTCTTGGCTCCGGGACATAATTTCCAACCCTCTGACTTGCCTCCAATGTTCAACACTATGCAACTTCAACCTCCGGACAATAACTGGTATATGGATACCGGTGCAACGTCCCATCTCATGAATGGTTCAGTTATTGATTTCCCATTTATTAATTGGAATTCTTATAATTCACATATTATGGTTGGTGATGGCACTAGAATACCGATTAAGGGTTGTGGGACTATGGCTTTACCTAAACCTTTTGCCCCTCTTactcttaaaaatattttatttactcCTCATATTGTCAAAAATCTTGTGTCTGTCCGTAAATTCACTTCTGATAATAATGTGTCTGTCGAATTTGACCCGTTTGGTTTTTCTGTGAAGGATCTGCAGACGGGGAATTTGTTGATGAGGTGCAATAGTGTCGGGAGTCTCTTCCCTCTCTTATCAAATAAAGATTCCTCTTCATCTGCTTTTGCTACTCTATCTTCTGATGTTTGGCACAACCGATTGGGTCATCCTGGTGATCACGTGCTTAGTTTTCTTAggagtaaaaaaataattgattgtAATAAAGGCCTAGCCTTCATGTTTGTCATGGTTGTCAGTTGGGAAAGCATTGTCGGCTTCCTTTTTCAGGTTCTACTACTAGAATTACTTCTCTGTTTGATATAATACATACTGATTTATTCACTTATCCTATTAATAGTCATACGGGTTTTCCCTATTATTTTCTCTTCCTAGATGATTATTCTCATTATTTGTGGGTGTTTCTTTTAAAATCTAAAACTGTTGTCTATGATACTTTTGTGCGTTTTCATAAGTATGTTCAAACTCAGTTTGGTTATTTCATTAAGGCATTGCAATGTGACAATGGGCGTGAGTATGATAATGACAACTTTACTTTATTCTCTCTTTACCATGGCATGATTTAGCGTTATTCGTGTCCTCATACTTCCTCTCAAATTGGAAAGGCGGAACGTATGATCCGCACTATTAATAATGTATGCCGCTCTCTTTTATTTCATGCATCCCTTCCTTCTTCTTATTGGGTTGAGTCTTTGCACACGGCCTCTTACCTACTTAACATTTGCTCTACTCGATTGTTAGGTAATCTCACTCCTGTTCATATTCTGTATAATAGAGCCCTGACGTACAATCATATTCGTACATTTGGTTGTCTTTGTTATCCAAATGTCTTCGCCACCGCGTCCAACAAAATGAGTCCCCGTTCTACTCCTTGTATTTTTCTTAGATACCCTCTTTCTTATCGGGGGTATCGATGTCTAGACAttcaaactaagaaaatcattatTTCTCGACACGTGGTGTTTGATGAATCAGCAGTTCCATATTCCTCAAATTATACTCCACAGCTctcagattttgattttctgCTTTCTAACGAGCACACAACTCCACCTTCTCTTCTGATTCACTCTAGCTCGCCGACCCAACCCCCAAATCAACACCCTTTCCCTGATGTTGGGCCAGCTTCTCCAGGACAGCTCACCCCTTTCCCCTCCATAACAGCCCACAGATTCTCTTTACTCTTCTTCACATTCTCCTCTTCCTTCTAGCCCACGTGTCATCCAGCCTTCTCACTCCATGCACACCCGTTCTAAGTCTGAGATTTTTAAGCCGAATTCGAAGTATGCTAATGTTGTTTTTGCTACTTTGTCTACTCCTCAAAAATCTCCGTTACCTCGTTCTCCGGCTAATGCTCTACAAGATCCTAACTGGTATAGTGCTATGTGTGATGAATATAATGCCATGATTGCTACTCATACTTGGGACTTTGTTCCGAGACCAAATAATGTGAATGTGATTCGGTGTTTGTGGGTCTTTACCCATAAGGAGAGATCTAATGGGGAGTTTGAGAGACACAAAGCTAGGTTGGTTGCTAATGGTAAGAGTCAGGAAGTTGGTGTTGATTGTGGTGAGACTTTTAGTCCGGTGGTGAAACCGACTACTATTCGCACGGTTCTTAGTCTGGCTTTTTCCAGACAATGGTCTATTCACCAGCTCGATGTGAaaaatgcttttcttcatggaCATTTACAGGAAATTGTATACATGCATCAACCATATGGGTTTGTTGATCTCAACATGTTTGTCTTCTCCGGAAGTCTTTTTATGGTCTTAAACAGGCTCCTTGGGCCTGGTATCAGCGTTTTGCGACTTACATtctttttttgggttttgttaACAGCAAAATTGATACATTATTGTTTATCTTCCGGAGAGATACTGAAACTGCTTTTCTGttattatatgttgatgatattatactCACATGTTCATCTCATGCTCTCCGACATCGTATTATTTCACTTCTTAGTTCAGAGTCTTCTATGAAGGATCTTGGTTCTTTATTTGAGTTTCTGGGTATTTTTGTGTATCAGTCTAAGGATCGAATGTTTCTTTCTCAACGAAAGTATGCTCAAGAAATTCTGCATTGGGCACATATGTCGTCTTGTAAACATGCTTCTACTCCGGTTGATACTAAGTCTAAACTTAGTTGTACTTCAAGGAAACCACTTGTGACTCCCTCTTTTTATCGGAAACTTGTGGGTGCTCTCCAATATTTGACTTTCACCTGGCCTGATATGTCTTATGCGGTTCAACAACTCTGTTTATTTATGCAGGATCCTAAGGAACCTCATGTCTTATGCGGTTCAACAACTCTGTTTATTTATGCAGGATCCTAAGGAACCTCATTTCAATGCCATGAAATGTGTTCATCGGTATTTACAAGGGACACTTAGTTTTGGTATGCATCTTTATTCCACATCTGCTTCTTGTTTGATTGCATATTCTGATGCAGATTGGGGTGGTTGTCCGGATACACGTCGCTCCACTTCCGGGTACTGTGTGTTTCTTGGTGACAATTTGATCTCTTGGTCGTCTAAACGACAGTCTACTCTCTCCCGCTCGAGTGCCGAGGCCGAGTATCGGGGGTGGCTAATGTGGTGGCCAAGACTGCTTGGTTACGAAATTTGTTGTTGGAGTTGCATTGTCCTTTACCTTAGGCTACATGTCTCATAATTCGGTTAATCATCAGCGAACAAACATGTGGAGTTAGATATTCATTTTGTTCGTGAAAAAGGTTGCCCTTGGTCATTTTCGTGTGCTTCATGTCCCATCTTCATATCAGTATGCCGATATTTTCATCAAGGGGCTTCCGACACTGCTATTTGTTGACTTCCGGTCCATCTTGAGCATCCGTCATCCTCCCGCTCAAACTGAGGGCGCGTGTTaggaaatgttgatcaatattgTGTATTATAGATTGATGAGTGGATAGACACGTGGATTTGTATTAAAACCATATAAATATTGCAATATTAAGTCAATGCTCCTGGAGAGAGGAATATTCCATTCATTTACAGGCAGATTTGTTTTTGACTTTGATTTGGGTGTTATACTGTAACAATCCTTTAACGGTTGTTTCAATACCCCTTTCTTTTACTTTCTCCGTATCTATCTTTTTAATGATGCAAGTTATTTTTCCGCAGGTGTATAGTGATGGAAGAATCAGAACGGACAGCGATTAAGGCAGCATCAAAGGAAGTTTCTCATGAATGCAAAACGCTTATGAATTCTGAGTTGATCGAATCTCTTAAGCAAATGCAACATCTCATATTGGGAAGACTGCAAGACAGCAATGCAGTGCTTTCACATTTCAATGAATACTCGGAGAATGGCTATGCAGATGTCATTGCTGACTTCTCGAGAAATACTCGTGTCTTGAAATCAATGAAGACAGACCTCGACTACATATTTCAGAAGTTGAGAAGCATGAAGTCCAAGATCTTAGCTACTTATCCCGATGCGTTCCCAAATGGATCCTTGGAAGTGGTCGACAGCAGACTGGACCTTGAGGTGCCTGCATGCGACTCAGATCAGAAGGATCATGCTAGTCCAATAGAACCCCATCAACTACCAACTGTGTAACACTTTCGGCTAATGGTACCCAATACCCATCTTTTATGTTTGTTGGTTCAAAAAttcttgaatttgaattttttttaacgtGCATATAGCATGTTCTAAAACCATGAACCTCCATGATTCACAAGTTTTTCACCATTCCTTCAACCAACCTACTTACTAATGGAATGAAGAATCAACcaatttgttttgttcattttatatgtataatatatagttctattataaataatatacaaTGTCAATGCAACTTATATCAAACTTAcatattttctatttaaatgAACTATATACATTGATATGATTAATGATACTAAAATGGTTGTCACCTAAACGTGATTTGGAGGGTGATGGGTCAGATGTACGCAAACATTATtcttattagtaataataaatgtatttaaTAGTAGAAAAACAACATTTGTaacttttttaattaagaattgtGTATGTTTTTAGTAAGTTATTTCAATAGTCTATTATAGtcaaaaactttaaaacttttGCACTCTcaatctattatttttttttgttctttccatTTATCTTATacacaattttcaaagtaatttttattttcctaaaaaaatcattaaaaaaactatgaaaacgccatactaataaaattatacattaaaataaTCCTAATACAATTtcacatgtatatataatatctttaatatatctttcaaaaaa
This region includes:
- the LOC130821354 gene encoding kxDL motif-containing protein LO9-177 isoform X1, with amino-acid sequence MLVLMLTVLMLVLNVGFDAGHLLRCIVMEESERTAIKAASKEVSHECKTLMNSELIESLKQMQHLILGRLQDSNAVLSHFNEYSENGYADVIADFSRNTRVLKSMKTDLDYIFQKLRSMKSKILATYPDAFPNGSLEVVDSRLDLEVPACDSDQKDHASPIEPHQLPTV
- the LOC130821354 gene encoding kxDL motif-containing protein LO9-177 isoform X2, whose protein sequence is MEESERTAIKAASKEVSHECKTLMNSELIESLKQMQHLILGRLQDSNAVLSHFNEYSENGYADVIADFSRNTRVLKSMKTDLDYIFQKLRSMKSKILATYPDAFPNGSLEVVDSRLDLEVPACDSDQKDHASPIEPHQLPTV